A genomic region of Leptotrichia hofstadii contains the following coding sequences:
- the rimM gene encoding ribosome maturation factor RimM (Essential for efficient processing of 16S rRNA): protein MENLINIGTIVGTHHLRGSVKINSIFENIELIENERVLLEKNDKKKLFVVKNVKRLNDKKAILDFEGIDNIDAAKELNGYKVKIRRDLLPERNEEEFYVKDLFGIEVFSENEKIGEVTDVMETAAHNILIIEDIVTKKEIMIPLIDEFVTKIDFSNNRIEVTLIDGMRE, encoded by the coding sequence ATGGAAAATTTAATAAATATAGGAACAATTGTCGGAACACACCATTTACGTGGAAGTGTTAAAATCAATTCAATTTTTGAAAACATTGAACTTATTGAAAATGAACGTGTTCTTCTTGAAAAAAATGACAAAAAAAAATTATTTGTTGTAAAAAATGTAAAAAGGCTAAATGATAAAAAAGCAATCTTGGACTTTGAAGGGATTGACAATATTGATGCCGCAAAGGAACTGAATGGCTATAAAGTTAAAATCCGTCGTGATTTACTGCCTGAAAGAAATGAAGAGGAGTTTTATGTAAAAGACTTGTTTGGAATAGAAGTATTTTCTGAAAATGAAAAAATTGGAGAAGTTACAGATGTTATGGAAACTGCTGCACATAATATTTTAATTATTGAGGATATTGTAACAAAAAAAGAAATAATGATTCCATTAATCGATGAATTTGTAACAAAAATCGATTTTTCAAACAACAGAATCGAAGTAACCCTGATTGATGGAATGAGAGAATAA